CAGTTTAGACTGCAAGGTATTGGGAGCACAGGAATCCTGACCACCACCAATATAGATGGCATAGCGGTCTTCGTTTAAAAAAGTACGCTCTTTACCATCGGGCGCATTCAATAAAGAAATAAACCATTGCCAGGAAAACTGGTAAAACTGACACAAATTCTGCCCGCCGCCTGGAATTTCACTGGGTGGATTATTTGGGTTAGTGACCCAATTTATATTAGCCGGGCAAAACATCGGGTCCTGGCTGGAGGCGGTGTTACCTGGATCAGAAGAGCCTGAAGGGTCACTCGAGCAGGCCAGTAATGTAGTAATGGCTGCACTGAGCAGAGAAAGCTTTAGGGGGTGCATAACAATTCCTTTCAAGATCGAGACGGTCTTGTTAACTGTAGAGCAAGTGTAAGAAGTTACCATTACCGGGGATTACAGCCGATGATTCTTGTATGCTCAATTTATATGAACATGTAGGGGCCCTAGCACTAAAAACAGTTCTACATTTAAATGCTTGATTGCTTAATTCATAAAAAATGATAAGTTGCACCGTGAAGCAAAAAACCTTCGCTGGCAGGTCGCTCATTTGATGGTTGTGAAGATGAAATGGTCAATGTTGTATAGTACTAAGGGCAATTTGTGAGCTATATACAAGTTTATATATTGGTTTTACTTTGTGCATTTTCGGTCTGTTTTGTGGCCGCTATTTTCAAGAGGCGCACTCATAGCCATAAATCTGAACACAATGCTCCGACAACCCAAGAGGAAAACAATAAGCCGGCAATCATGCTAGGCTATGATGAAACTCTTGCAAGAAAATTAGAACATAACCCATTATTTCAGTCTGTGTATGGTGACTGTGAAAAAGCACGGACAGAGTTTTCTAAAGATCCTGGGGCATTTTCTGCGCTGATTATGGATGTTATGGATATTGTAAATCGTTATGCAATCAGGCATCGAGAAATCGACGCCAATCTATGGTCTGGCATCATAATCAGAAAAATGTTTCCAGAGCATAAATAGCACGGATCATCTCGCGCACTAATGACCAGCTTGGGCTAACGAGCTGCCAGTGGAATCAAGGTAAGGAGCAAAGTTGCTAGTTGTATTTATTATCGCCATGCTGGGGCTGGTCATCTTATTGATGATCTTTTCTAAAGAGCCTCAGCGAAAGCCAAGCAATGACCTTAACCCCTCGAAATCCCAACCGATTCTTCCGAAAAAGGTAACCAAACGGATTGTGACGATAACTCCCAATGAGTCAGGGGACTTGATTGTACAATTCCCAGATAATGAGTATCGCGTGCTTAGTTTAAGTATCCCCAGGGAGGCTTTTGGCTGGGAAGCGCTTGCCTATCCCAGTAACGCAAAGAGATTTACGTTTACGCCAGAAAAAGTATCCTTGGAATTTGGCGGTGAGCTGGACGCGGACTATCTGTTTCTTAATTCAAAGCGAATAGAGCCTGAATTGCTTGAAAAACAGTGGCTCAGGCTTTGTCATAGAAATCAGGCTCCAACGGATCGCCACCCCAGCCATCATGTTTTTTCTGTGTCTATATCTCCTTTCAATGAAAAGCTCTTTGCTATCAGCCAGTCGATAGGAGGGGGGATTACAGACACCGGGGGCGGACGAAGTTATACACTGGAAGAACTATTAGCCTGGTCGAACTGGAAAGTCCATTTTGAACTTTCGGGTTGTTCATGGGCAATCCCAGTCATCGAAAACACCCAAGATAAAAAGGCCTTGATAAACACGTTAATCACAGAGGCCTGTAAAAGAAATGGCATGTAAACATGAATAACAGACAGAATGCACTCCCAGCTAGTCGGACTTCCTTTTCCTGCCAAGCCCGTTATAGTGCGGGTATACCCGCAAGTCAGATATGATTTCGCCTCAAGGAGCTATTATGAGTAACACCTATACAATTCGCACTATGACTCGTGACGAAGTCGACCTGGCAATCGAGTGGGCCGCACAGGAAGGCTGGAATCCGGGACTTGAAGATGCACATTGTTATTATCAGGCCGACCCGCAAGGGTTTTTAATTGGCTTGTTGAATGATGAACCAATTGCGGTGATTTCGGCGGTAAAATACGCCAGCGCGTTTGGATTTATCGGGTTTTACATTGTTAAACCTGATTATCGGGGGCAGGGCTTTGGATTAAAAATCTGGCAGGCTGCTGTGGCCAGGCTAGCCGGCTGTAATATTGGTTTAGATGGTGTGGTTGAACAGCAAGAAAACTATAAAAAATCAGGGTTTTCTTTGGCTTACTCTAATCGTCGCTATCAGGGAAGTAGTCACAAGCTGGCCGTTCAAAGTACGTTAGAACTGACTGAGCTGGACGCCTTACCGTTCAGTACAATTGCGCAATTTCTTGAGCCGTTTTTCCCGGTACAAAGAACCGGGTTTTGGCATGCCTGGCTGACGCAGAGTAATACAAAGTCTGTTGGTGTGCTGGTTGGCGGAGAATTACAGGGGATTGGGGTTATCAGGCAGTGCAGGGAAGGCTACAAGATAGGCCCTTTGTTTGCCCAAAACACGCAGCAGGCTGAGGCTATAATTGGTGCATTGAGCTCACAAGTTGCGGATGATTGTGCGATATTTCTGGATGTGCCAGCCTGTTATTCAGCGGCGGTAGAGCTTGCCCAAAAGCTCGATATGACTCCGGTGTTTGATACGGCACGTATGTATACGCAAGAGGTGCCAGAGATAGGCATAGACAAAACGTTTGGCGTGACTTCGTTTGAAATAGGGTAGTTAAAGCCGAAATGGCGCACATCAGTGCGCCATCATATCAGATCACAGGCTGATGCTGTGTCTCAATGTTACTTCACACGGATCGCTATCGCGACCGAATCCTGACTGAATGAATAATTCATCACCTTGTTTAAGGTTAGTCAGGATCGCTTTCGTTGTGTCATAACGGCGTTTAGCAACCTGATCGTCGAAGTTGGTCGAGCTATCTTTGTTAACATCATAATAAATGTTACAACCGCCCGTAGCACCATTATTGGTTGTCCACGAAAAGTTAATGTTGTAGTTAGAAACACTGTAATTAAACTTCGCGTTCTGGTTTTGAGAATAGGTATCACCAATATGAACCGTTGTCCAACGTGCCTGCGGTACGCCCGGACGAGGTTGTTCTTCGATACTAACTCCCAGAGAAGCGGCCTGAGCGGCCCCCGTAAGCGTAAGAGCAGCCAGAATTAACGATGTTTTTAGAATTTTCATTATAAATTTCCTTATGTATGACATACGCGCTTGTATCCAAATGACAAGCGCGTTTGCATATTAGGGAAATTTGAGTTGGTTGTAAAATTAAAATTATATTAATTTTGCTTTTTTGATTTTATAAGTGAAATTGATGTGGCTTCTATCTGGATCTTTTCCTGTTTGAACAAACCACCAATGGCCTTTTTAAAGTTGGCCTTGCTGGTGGAGAAGGTTTTTTTGATAAGCTCAGGATCTGACTTGTCACCCAGTGGTAAAAAGCCGTTGTTCTCCTCAAGTTTCTTAAGGATCTGTGCGCCTAAGTCTGAGATCTTATCCATGCCAGGTTTTTCGAGTAACACGTCGATTTTGTCGTCTTCATGAACCTGCTTTATGTAGCCTGTCATGCGCTGGCCTATGTACATACGTTTAAACACCGTATTAAAAAACACCATGCCAAAGTGTTGCTCGTTGACGATCACTTTATAGCCCAGATCGGTTTTAGCGGCGACAATTAACTCAACCTGTTCAAACTTTTTGTACTGTGCAGGCGTCTTGTTTAAAAATTTCCCAAGGTTACTGGAGGCACATAAACGCTTGCTGGCGTTGTCCAGATACAGCTTAACCAGGTAGCTGTAGCCTTCGCGCATTTTCGGCTTCTGCTCGTTATAGGGCGCCAATACATCTTTACTGATCCCGAGATCTAAAAACGCACCGACCTTATTGATTTGTTTCGCACGCAGCAGGGCAAACTCACCCAATTGAGCAAGTGGTTTTTGGGTGGTCGCGCAGGGGTGGCCCTGGTTGTCGCTGTACACAAACACTTCAACATTGTCGCCAGCTTCAAGGTGATCAGGCAGTTCCTTGAGTGGCAAAAAAACATCGCCATGCTCTTTGCCATCCAGGTATGCACCTTCGGCACAAATCTCTTCGATCATTAAAAATTGAGTAGTACCTAGCATGTTTATTCCTCGGTTGGCTTTTTAGGTTTTCTTCTTAGTGGCGCATGTCCGTCGACGTCAAATGGCGCCGGAATGGCTTTTTTCGCTTGCTGTGGCTTACGTTTAAGTGGTCGTTTTGCCTTTGCTTTTGTTTCAGTCGGTTTGCGCTTGGTGCCAGGCTTAGGTTTAGCTACCTTGGCTTTAAAGCCTTTAAATTTTGCTTCAAGCCCTTCGACTGATTGAAACTGCACTGACTCCTTGAGATAGGCTGCAATGGCTTCGTAGCTCTTCCAATCTTTAGGTCCGACAAATGAAATCGCATCGCCTTTAAACCCGGCTCGGCCAGTACGCCCGATCCGATGAACATATTCTTCCGCTTGTTTTGGCAAGTCGAAATTGATGACGTGAGAAACATTGAGCAAGTCAAGACCACGAGACGCAACGTCTGTGGTAACTAACACCTTATAAAGGCCGCGGCTGAATGCATCCATGATCTCCAGGCGTTTACTTTGTGGCAAATCACCCGCCAGTGCAACGGCTTTAATGTCCATGTCGTTGAGCATGTCACTGAATCGGTTGGTATCCTGGCGAGTAGCGGTAAAGATAATGCATTGCTTTACATCACCTTGTTGCACAAAGTGTTTTAGCAGGGCTTCTTTGTGATCCAGGTGGTCGGCAAAATACATTGCCTGACGAATATCATCATGTTTTTCATTACTGCCACTGAGCAGGATACGCTTGGGTGATTTCAACAGATCTCTGGAGGTGATTTCAATCTGAGCATGCTCAAGCGTTGCCGAGAAGAGTAAGGTCTGACGAAGTCGGTGATCGGCTGCCTGGTTAATGGTCGACAGTTGCTTTTCAAAGCCAAGGTCGAGCATACGGTCGGCTTCGTCAAAAATTAGCAGTTCAAGGCCATGAAGCTGCAAGCTACGTTGTTCTATATGGTCCGTGATCCTGCCGGGTGTACCAATCACAAAATGGGGGTCTTTGCGCAGGGCTTTTACCTGATCATTAAAGTTTTCACCACCAAGTACTTTAGTGCACGACATAGCGGTACCGGCAGTAAGTAATCGGCACTGATTAAACACCTGAGTAGCCAGTTCTCGCGTTGGCGCAACGATGAGCACGCGAGGGTCTCGCTTGCTAAGCGCTTTTTGTTTCATCACGCGCTGAACAGCAGGGAGCAAAAATGCCAGAGTTTTTCCTGAGCCGGTTTTTGACTGAGCAAAGGTATCGTACCCGGCAAGGGCGGTTGGGATGGCCTGAGCCTGGATCTCGGTAGGGGTGGTGATCCCCTGGTGTTCTAATTGTTTTTCAAAGCGCAGGTCAAGACCCAGTTCGGAAAATCTCAAGGTACTCTTCTCCAGTAATTATTTTCTAAAACGCAGCATTATAACAAACTAACTCTCCCAAGAACCATAACTTTACGGTGCTTAATGTCAGTTCTGTAATGGGCGCGGGCAAACGGTTTTGCAATTATCCTTAAAATCCGTAAAATATCGCGCCTGGCGCCGGATTTACGATCCGGTTATGTGCTTACACGTCGTGCTTAAGTGTAGGCTGTTTTAAAGCTTATCGAAGAGAAAGTTATGAATAACCATTTTGTTGTATGTGCAATGTACAAGTTTGTGTCTTTGCCAAATTATCAAGCCATCCGTCAGCCTTTACTCGATGTTATGGAAGCCAATGAAGTGCGTGGTACTTTGTTGCTGGCAGAAGAAGGGATCAATGGTACGGTTGCGGCCAAGCGCGAAGGGATTGATGCCTTGCTTGCTTGGCTCGATAAACAGCCTGGCCTGGATAACATTGTATATAAAGAGTCATACGACGAATCCTGCCCGTTTTACCGCACTAAGGTTAAACTGAAAAAAGAAATCGTCACCATGGGCGTACAAGGCATTGACCCTAAAGAAGTGGTGGGTACTTATGTTAAGCCACAGGATTGGAACGCACTGATCTCTGACCCTGACGTGGTGCTGGTTGATACCCGTAACGATTACGAAATCGAGATCGGGACGTTCAAGAACGCCATTGACCCAAATACTAAAACTTTCCGTGAGTTCCCCGCGTGGGCTGAGAAAAACCTTGATCCGGCAAAACACAAGAAAGTAGCCATGTTCTGCACTGGTGGTATTCGTTGTGAAAAATCAACGGCGTATATGAAAGAGCAGGGCTTCGAAGAAGTCTATCACCTTGAGGGCGGCATTCTTAAATACCTGGAAGATGTGCCAAAAGAAGAGACCATGTGGGAAGGCGAGTGCTTTGTATTCGACAACCGCGTTGCCGTTGATCACGACCTGAACAAGGGGTCTTACGAGCAGTGCCACGCTTGTCGTATGCCAATTACCGAAGAAGAAATGCAGCGTCCTGAATACATGGAAGGGGTATCATGCCATCACTGTTATGAGAGCGTGACTGAAGAGCAAAAAGCCCGTTTTGCAGAGCGCCAGAAGCAAATAGAACTGGCAAAGCAACGGGGTGAAGGTCACATTGGCCATGAAGCGCAAGAAACGTTGCGTGCCCGCAAAGAGCAAAAGCAAGCAAAGAAAGAAGCGCAGCGCGCTAAAACGGCGTAATTGCTTTGCGCAACTAAAACTTAAAAGCCAGCGTTATGCTGGCTTTTATGTATCTATTATCCGTTAGTCAAACGGATCCCTCTTTTGTAATGAGCCCTGCGCCTGATAGGCGAAATTGTTGTACCTTTGTGGCTGATTTGCACAAAACCAATCCTAAATAACGACATTAATAATTTTAAAAAATAAAATAGTATTGAATCAAATCAAAGTATGTGTAGATAATATGTGCTTCAATTCAAGCGTCGGGGGGAACCCAGGATGAACTTGACACTTAGATAGCATTACTAGCAAAAATGTTACCCTCAAAAACAGCTCTACATAATATGACCCACAAAGGACTTTTATATGTTTAAGAAAACTCTACTCACCTGTTGTATTCTTGCTGGTGCTTCTGCACAGGCGTTTAACCTGGCAGAGATCACAGTGACAGATCAAAGCGTGGCTGTTCCCAAAACAGCACAACAGGTCCTCGTTACTGGTGTGGCAAGTTTAAACGATGCTGAGCCGGGCAACGTGATGGTTTCAGACAATGGCGATGGTACTGTATCGGTACGATTTGCTGAGTGGGATTACCTGGATGGGATTCACCAAGGCGAAACGGTATCCACGCTTACGCTGGATAAAGGTCGCCATGAAATGGCGGATGGTTCAGTTTGGGAAGTCGGTAGTATTGTGGTTGGCACTTCACAAAAAGCGTTTCGCTTCACTCAGCAGTTACCGCAGATGCCTTACCTATTTTTGAGTGGTCAAAGTGATGCCAACCAGTCTTCTTATGTTGCTCGCGCGAGTAACGTTAATCAGTTAGGCTTCAGTGCTTATGTAGAGTACCAGGAGCAACCGGTTGCAGGTCGTGCAACCACGCAGCAGAGCATTGCATATCTGGCTGTTTATGCACCAAATAAGGAAGGGGCGCTTGATTCAGGTGAGGTCTACCATATCGATCAAGTCGTTATGGACCACACTGGTGCGGCGTTTAAGCAGCACGAACTTATTTTGTCGGAAGAGCAATCAAAAGACGCTGAACTAACACACATTGAGGAAGTTGTTAACGTACTGACCATCGACGGCCACCTGTTTGCTCAGGACGTGACGTCTTATGGTTCAGATACTGTCAGCATCCGAGCAAACAAAGACGCCATCACCTTACCGAGCCCTTATTACGCCAGCTGTAATGCGCTACTGCAAAATGAACCTCAGTCTCCATCCGGGTTCTATGTACTTGATCAGGATGGCAATGGTGCTATGCCTGAGTTTACAACATACTGTAATATGGATGAGCACGGTGGTGGCTGGACTCTGGTTGGCTTGCGTCGAGTGGTTGGTTATAACTACGCAAACAGTAACACGACACTGGATGGCTGGTTTGAGGCGACGCAAAACATCACAAGTTTTGATGCCAACTACCACCTGACGGATGCACAGTGGGTAAACTACAAAAACAGCATGCAGGAAATGCTAATGGTGATGCCTGCGATTAATAACTACGCTATTGCCGATCTCAGCGTGTTAAACACCGCTAACTGTATTCCGCTTCAGGACACACTTGGAGAGAATAAAGACAGAACAGGTGAAGCAAGATTCCGTCTGTTCTGGCATGAGTCATCTGGTTGTTCAGGCAGCGGCAGGGATTACACTATGCTGAATTATGCCAATATCTACAACTTTAACGGCGCGATGTACAAGTCAAGCAATGTCAACGGGTATGCTGCAAGCCAGGTAACCTATATCTACGTCAGGTAACGATAGACGAAAATGTTGGTTGCAGCTCCTCTATGGTGCTGCAACCGGCCACAGTGAGAAAGCGTGTTGTTGTTCCAAGTTCATAAAGCAAGCTTGGTAAACTTTGTCCATGTGATATGAGTGCTATCTGATAAAGAATGAAAGACTAGCCAGTTATCGTTTTGACGAGATCTTTTATCCAAACTGGTGCACTGCGCCGAAGAATTAAGCACAGCTGCTCTGTATTGTGTCTGGCATCATCCACAACAGACAGTTTTGTCAGCTGCCAGGTTGAGATCATATAGTCAGGCAGATAGGCAATTGCCGCGCCACACCTGACCAACTCACATAAAGCAGCATAATCGTTCAGTACCCACTTTATGTCTCTGTTAAAATTGGCGCTTGGCCAGCCATCACATCCGATGCCGCGTACTTCGCCACAAAAAGGTGACGCCTCTGGTACAGCAAAGGGGAACCTGGCGAGATCTTCATGTGTCAGATTCACTTTATGCGCAAGTGGGTGAGTATCGCCAACCGCCAGTTCAAGGGTAAGCTGGCCTAATGAATGCACTTCAAGCTCCTCAGTCAGATAGGGCTTAACCAAACTGGTCGTTAATGCAACATCCACCAGACCACGTTTGAGTTTATCAAGTGCTGCGACTTCGAAGTCAGTCTCGTAACTTATTTGGATACCTGAAGCGCGCGAACCGAAGAGCGCAACCCACCGATACTGTAGGATTGCCGGGGCAGATATACGACAGCAAAACACAGATTGTTCGGGGCGCAATAGTGACTCTATATTTCTGGTCAGATCCAATATTTTAATGGCTTCAGGTAACAAACGTGCGCCATTTTCATTGAGGACCAGCTGCTTTCCAATTCGGTCAAATAACAATACGCCCAGCGAAGACTCTAGCTTTTTTAAAGATTTTGATAGGGCACCTGGGGTGGTATGTAGCTTTATAGCGGCGCTCTGAAGCGTTTGTGCATTGGCAATTGCGATAAAGCGATTTAATTCTATTATTTCCATTTTGGAACTACAGTTGAGTCTTTGGAGACGATATGGAAATAAATATACCTTAAACTTAGCGATAATATGCCAAGAATTGAGGTGTTTTCTTTGTTTAAGTGGTTGTTACTGTTTTTGAGTCCTTATGTGGTTGCGCATCAAAATCACACAAGCTTTGGTGTTCATGGTCTGGTTTTGATGCAAGTGGAGCATAAAATGATTGCCTCTCATTTGCCTATGCCAGCGGGTTTACATGCGAGACAGCTTATTTTTGAAGTAGAGGGCACTGTGGATGAGCATGAGAAAGCACTAAAGCTGATCAAGTCTGAGTCTTTAGTAACGTTTGCTCCCAATCCGTTTGAGTTAGATAAGTTGCGTAAGGGAGATATCGCAGAACTCACGGGCAATTTATATCGGGGGCACTTTGAACGCGGAGGGATACAAGTCAGAAAGGGGCTTAAACTCAAAGTAAATAAGATACTACTCGATAAACCGATTGTACTGGCCGACAATGGTTACTTTTATATGAGCCCAGTTACCGCGCAGTCTTGTTTACTTGTCCATAAAATTGGCAGGCTCCCTAGTTTTGACCAAATTGTTCAGGTCAGCTGTCGCGGTCAGGCAAATTTAACCGCTACAGTAGACAGCGGGCAGAATGCCCCCTGGCATGAAGCAACATCGTTACAGGTTAGATTTATCCGTTCACTTTACCTTGAAACTCAGGACTTTTCTGGGGGGTAGGTTTGACTGCTGGTTCTTTGCAAAAAGAACGTGCTTTAAACCAGCCAGGTGCCGCTTTTTCGGCTCGGACAGGGCGCTTAGCGGGATTTACTTCTAGTTTTACTTTAGGTGCCAGATAACGCTTAACCAGTCGCTGCAGCTTCTCACTTTCAAGTTGTTCAAATGCAGATAATAGATTTTCTCTGGTGTCCTGAGAAAGTGCTTTACCCAGGTTGGCATCATTGGCACTGACTAGCCAAAGTAGTAGCGCTTTTTTAGACCTGTCCGGATATGCGTCAACCAATGCGGAAATGGGGCTGATCAGACGTTGGAAATTAAGCGTATGCCCCTGAATGGCGAATACGAGCAACAGGTTGGTGCCTGCGGTAATGTTGCCAGAGCGCTTGTCGCTGGACTGATAGCCAACCAGTGCATCGCGATAATAAGTTTCGGCCATGTCAATCTTGCCCTCGTCCAGTGCAAGTGTACCTAGGTTATTATTTACGTTTGCGAGGGCGCGTTCGTGATGAAGCCTCAGTGCGATGTCTCGCGCCGCTTGATAGGACTGTCGGGCGAGAGTGTAATCATTCATGTGTCTTGATAGCACAGCCAGATTGATAAGCAACACCATGCGTTTTTTGTCACTGAGCTCGAGTGCTAGGGCGCAGGTATAGAGGTTTTTTGCTTCAGCGAAGTAGTCAAGCCGTCTTAAAGCGATACCCATGGCACTTAACATGCTCGCCAGGTGCTTTTTAAAGTATGCTTGCTGCTGTAAATTGATGAGTGCCTCTAGCTCCGTTTCTATGTTGTTTAGATTATTCGTGGCGATGGCTGAGCGGACTTTAATTAAGTGCCAGCGCACCTGCTGGGATGGGGTGAGGGTCTTTATCGAATTGACTTGTCTGAGTAAACGGTAAGAATGAGACGGTTCAACAATAATGTAATCTTCTGCTTCTCTTAATATATCCGCAGATGAGCGTTCAGCCGTTTGGGGGTTAGCAAAGCAGGACAGGCTATAACAGACATTAATCAAAAGCAATAACCAGGTGTTTTGCAATGCGTACTCCAAAAAAGCGAGTTGATAGTTAAGACACTCTTTAAGATAGCGCAACAAAGACGAGGCGTCTACGTAATAGGTATTCGCCTCACAAGCAGGAATTAAAGAAAAGCGTGATCTTTCAGCGCTTTTTCTACGATATGTATGTTGGCGCCAGTAATGACTTTATTCCCAATGATAATTTGAGGAATATCAGCACGCTGCAAGCTGTTAAACAACACTTTGATGTGCTGATCGTCGGATTCGATGTCTCTGCTTAGGTAATCAATATTAAGTCGCTTAAAGTAGCTTTGAACTTGTTTACAGTACTGGCACCAGTGAGTGGTATAAAGGATCACCGGCTTATCGGTGCCTTCATAGTGGGCGGATGTGTCCTGCGTTATAACATGCGGTTGATAGAATAATTGGGTGTAGCCATACTTAAGAGCAACGCCCAGACATGTACCAAAAAATAGCATTGCTATAAACACAGCGCTTTGTTTTAGTTGTTGTTTCATAATTTTCCTTATTATTTTTATTTGTTCCTGCTTGCAAACTAGCAAGCCATGTAAAGTTACAAAAAGGTACATATTGTGTCAATTAATTTAATAAACAATCGACGATAACCTTGAAATTAACGATTACCTGGCTCTCCAGAATGCACACTATGACTGTTTGGCGCATGCCGTTTGGTCGATAAGAACGTCAACCAGGTTAACAGTGAGGCAAGAAAAAGCGCCACACAGGTTGATATTGCGGCGCCAGTAATGCCATGGGTAGGGATCAGCAGCCAGTTTAGCAGGGCGTCTGTAACGAGTGTCACCATACCGATAATCACAACATATTTCCCTTTTCCCGTATATTGCAGCCAAGTCGAAACAAACGCTGTGACAGCCCAGAAGCAGGAACCTAGGATCAGGTAGTGTAACGCGTCATTGGCGCTAAAAAAGTCCTCACCGAATAATTGTAATAAGTGTGAGCCTGATAAAAATAGTCCGCATGAGAGTACTAAAACGGTGCCAAGCAGAACCTTCTGGCCTTGCCATAAGATATGCTCTGCGTATTCTTCGCCTTTTTCCAGCGCCTGTCCCAGCAAGGGAACGAATAGTGCGATGATACTCACCTGTGCGACAGGGATCA
The Pseudoalteromonas viridis DNA segment above includes these coding regions:
- a CDS encoding GNAT family N-acetyltransferase, with protein sequence MSNTYTIRTMTRDEVDLAIEWAAQEGWNPGLEDAHCYYQADPQGFLIGLLNDEPIAVISAVKYASAFGFIGFYIVKPDYRGQGFGLKIWQAAVARLAGCNIGLDGVVEQQENYKKSGFSLAYSNRRYQGSSHKLAVQSTLELTELDALPFSTIAQFLEPFFPVQRTGFWHAWLTQSNTKSVGVLVGGELQGIGVIRQCREGYKIGPLFAQNTQQAEAIIGALSSQVADDCAIFLDVPACYSAAVELAQKLDMTPVFDTARMYTQEVPEIGIDKTFGVTSFEIG
- a CDS encoding CvfB family protein produces the protein MNMLGTTQFLMIEEICAEGAYLDGKEHGDVFLPLKELPDHLEAGDNVEVFVYSDNQGHPCATTQKPLAQLGEFALLRAKQINKVGAFLDLGISKDVLAPYNEQKPKMREGYSYLVKLYLDNASKRLCASSNLGKFLNKTPAQYKKFEQVELIVAAKTDLGYKVIVNEQHFGMVFFNTVFKRMYIGQRMTGYIKQVHEDDKIDVLLEKPGMDKISDLGAQILKKLEENNGFLPLGDKSDPELIKKTFSTSKANFKKAIGGLFKQEKIQIEATSISLIKSKKQN
- a CDS encoding DEAD/DEAH box helicase encodes the protein MRFSELGLDLRFEKQLEHQGITTPTEIQAQAIPTALAGYDTFAQSKTGSGKTLAFLLPAVQRVMKQKALSKRDPRVLIVAPTRELATQVFNQCRLLTAGTAMSCTKVLGGENFNDQVKALRKDPHFVIGTPGRITDHIEQRSLQLHGLELLIFDEADRMLDLGFEKQLSTINQAADHRLRQTLLFSATLEHAQIEITSRDLLKSPKRILLSGSNEKHDDIRQAMYFADHLDHKEALLKHFVQQGDVKQCIIFTATRQDTNRFSDMLNDMDIKAVALAGDLPQSKRLEIMDAFSRGLYKVLVTTDVASRGLDLLNVSHVINFDLPKQAEEYVHRIGRTGRAGFKGDAISFVGPKDWKSYEAIAAYLKESVQFQSVEGLEAKFKGFKAKVAKPKPGTKRKPTETKAKAKRPLKRKPQQAKKAIPAPFDVDGHAPLRRKPKKPTEE
- a CDS encoding rhodanese-related sulfurtransferase — encoded protein: MNNHFVVCAMYKFVSLPNYQAIRQPLLDVMEANEVRGTLLLAEEGINGTVAAKREGIDALLAWLDKQPGLDNIVYKESYDESCPFYRTKVKLKKEIVTMGVQGIDPKEVVGTYVKPQDWNALISDPDVVLVDTRNDYEIEIGTFKNAIDPNTKTFREFPAWAEKNLDPAKHKKVAMFCTGGIRCEKSTAYMKEQGFEEVYHLEGGILKYLEDVPKEETMWEGECFVFDNRVAVDHDLNKGSYEQCHACRMPITEEEMQRPEYMEGVSCHHCYESVTEEQKARFAERQKQIELAKQRGEGHIGHEAQETLRARKEQKQAKKEAQRAKTA
- a CDS encoding fibrinogen-like YCDxxxxGGGW domain-containing protein, encoding MFKKTLLTCCILAGASAQAFNLAEITVTDQSVAVPKTAQQVLVTGVASLNDAEPGNVMVSDNGDGTVSVRFAEWDYLDGIHQGETVSTLTLDKGRHEMADGSVWEVGSIVVGTSQKAFRFTQQLPQMPYLFLSGQSDANQSSYVARASNVNQLGFSAYVEYQEQPVAGRATTQQSIAYLAVYAPNKEGALDSGEVYHIDQVVMDHTGAAFKQHELILSEEQSKDAELTHIEEVVNVLTIDGHLFAQDVTSYGSDTVSIRANKDAITLPSPYYASCNALLQNEPQSPSGFYVLDQDGNGAMPEFTTYCNMDEHGGGWTLVGLRRVVGYNYANSNTTLDGWFEATQNITSFDANYHLTDAQWVNYKNSMQEMLMVMPAINNYAIADLSVLNTANCIPLQDTLGENKDRTGEARFRLFWHESSGCSGSGRDYTMLNYANIYNFNGAMYKSSNVNGYAASQVTYIYVR
- a CDS encoding LysR family transcriptional regulator; protein product: MEIIELNRFIAIANAQTLQSAAIKLHTTPGALSKSLKKLESSLGVLLFDRIGKQLVLNENGARLLPEAIKILDLTRNIESLLRPEQSVFCCRISAPAILQYRWVALFGSRASGIQISYETDFEVAALDKLKRGLVDVALTTSLVKPYLTEELEVHSLGQLTLELAVGDTHPLAHKVNLTHEDLARFPFAVPEASPFCGEVRGIGCDGWPSANFNRDIKWVLNDYAALCELVRCGAAIAYLPDYMISTWQLTKLSVVDDARHNTEQLCLILRRSAPVWIKDLVKTITG
- a CDS encoding tetratricopeptide repeat protein — protein: MQNTWLLLLINVCYSLSCFANPQTAERSSADILREAEDYIIVEPSHSYRLLRQVNSIKTLTPSQQVRWHLIKVRSAIATNNLNNIETELEALINLQQQAYFKKHLASMLSAMGIALRRLDYFAEAKNLYTCALALELSDKKRMVLLINLAVLSRHMNDYTLARQSYQAARDIALRLHHERALANVNNNLGTLALDEGKIDMAETYYRDALVGYQSSDKRSGNITAGTNLLLVFAIQGHTLNFQRLISPISALVDAYPDRSKKALLLWLVSANDANLGKALSQDTRENLLSAFEQLESEKLQRLVKRYLAPKVKLEVNPAKRPVRAEKAAPGWFKARSFCKEPAVKPTPQKSPEFQGKVNG
- a CDS encoding glutaredoxin family protein, which translates into the protein MKQQLKQSAVFIAMLFFGTCLGVALKYGYTQLFYQPHVITQDTSAHYEGTDKPVILYTTHWCQYCKQVQSYFKRLNIDYLSRDIESDDQHIKVLFNSLQRADIPQIIIGNKVITGANIHIVEKALKDHAFL